Proteins encoded in a region of the Vitis riparia cultivar Riparia Gloire de Montpellier isolate 1030 chromosome 7, EGFV_Vit.rip_1.0, whole genome shotgun sequence genome:
- the LOC117918963 gene encoding protein HEAT INTOLERANT 4-like, which yields MKRKVRRQPTQKEESNSSKAPTRAKRVKASKPESEPEFFEEKRNMEDLWKETFPVGTEWDQFDLLYQFKWNFSNLEKAFEEGGKLYGKKVYLFGCSEPQLVSYKGENKVICIPAVVAVVSPFPPSDKIGINSVQREAEEIVPMKQMKMDWVPYIPLENRESQVDRLKTQIFILSCTQRRAALKHLKIDRVKKYEYCLPYFYQPFKEDELEQSTEVQIIFPAESKPVFCEFDWELDELEEFTDKLIEEEELDTDQKDAFKDFVKEKVREAKKANRQAREARKKALEEMSEEAKAAFENMKFYKFYPVQTEDTPDISNVKAPFINRYYGKAHEVL from the exons ATGAAGAGAAAAGTTAGGCGACAGCCAACTCAGAAGGAAGAATCCAATTCTTCCAAAGCCCCCACCAGAGCTAAGCGGGTCAAAGCTTCTAAGCCTGAATCGGAGCCCGAGTTCTTCGAGGAGAAGCGCAACATG GAAGATCTGTGGAAAGAGACATTTCCAGTTGGGACAGAG TGGGATCAATTCGACTTGCTTTACCAATTCAAGTGGAACTTCTCTAACCTTGAA AAAGCATTCGAAGAAGGGGGAAAACTATATGGCAAGAAAGTTTATCTCTTTGGCTGTTCAGAGC CTCAATTGGTTTCGTACAAGGGTGAAAATAAAGTTATCTGCATACCTGCTGTGGTGGCT GTTGTATCTCCTTTCCCGCCTTCTGATAAGATTGGAATTAACTCAGTTCAGAGGGAGGCTGAAGAAATAGTTCCTATGAAGCAAATGAAAATGGACTGGGTTCCATATATTCCTTTGGAGAACAG AGAAAGTCAAGTTGACAGGCTAAAGACGCAAATATTTATCTTGAGCTGCACCCAAAGAAG GGCTGCTTTGAAACACTTGAAGATAGACCGTGTCAAGAAGTATGAATACTGCCTACCAT ATTTTTATCAGCCATTCAAGGAAGATGAGCTGGAGCAGAGTACTGAGGTTCAAATAATATTTCCAGCTGAATCAAAGCCG GTTTTCTGCGAGTTTGATTGGGAGCTTGATGAACTTGAG GAGTTCACTGATAAGCTGATTGAGGAGGAGGAATTGGATACAGATCAAAAGGATGCATTTAAG GATTTTGTCAAAGAGAAAGTCCGAGAGGCAAAAAAAGCCAATAGACAG GCTAGAGAAGCCCGAAAAAAAGCGCTTGAAGAAATGAGTGAGGAGGCTAAAGCAGCATTTGAAAACATGAAGTTTTACAAGTTCTACCCTGTGCAGACCGAGGATACTCCTGACATATCAAATGTTaag